One part of the Bdellovibrio bacteriovorus genome encodes these proteins:
- the clpB gene encoding ATP-dependent chaperone ClpB, with protein sequence MSNDIEKMTRKSQEAMQAAARLAERKNSPSVEPEHLLMELVQQTEGIVPRILDKLNVPQAQFLAELRTKIDKFPQVTGGGQKLFASPRLEKIFKAAEDEAQEWGDSYISTEHFFMAMLKGGDSELLGLFKKNKVTAEAARTALTEIRGKQKVTDDDPENKYEVLNKYARDLTALAAEGKLDPVVGRDEEIRRVVQVLSRRTKNNPVLIGEPGVGKTAIAEGLALRIIKQDVPDNLIGKKLMSLDMGALIAGAKYRGEFEDRLKAVIKEVTSSEGQIILFIDELHTLVGAGKTDGAMDAGQLLKPALARGELRCIGATTLDEYRKYIEKDAALERRFQTVMVEEPSVEDAITILRGLKEKYEVHHGIRITDAALVSAVKLSHRYITNRFLPDKAIDLIDEAASKLGIETRSVPEEVDKIERELMQLRIEKEALKKEKDESARERLAVIDKEITELNAKNQLLREQWEFEKGGIEGIKKLKADIEDLKVAVAKAEREGDLGKAAELKYGKLPEAEKKLKALEERSKEGAKSASENRMLKEEVGPEDVAEVVAKWTGIPVSKMLESESQKLLHMEDSLKHRVVGQDHALTIVADAIRRARAEISDPNRPIGTFMFLGPTGVGKTETVKALAEFLFDDEQAVVRIDMSEYMEKHAVSRLIGAPPGYVGYEEGGQLTESVRRRPYSVVLLDEVEKAHPDVFNILLQVLDDGRLTDGQGRTVDFKNTVLIMTSNVGSQSILDPGMSENQKREAVNEALRERFRPEFLNRIDEIVMFKSLGESQISGIVKVQLDLVAQRLRAKKIGIDFNQEAIDFLAKKGYDPIYGARPLKRVIQTELLNPLSKEIISGKVKAGDTIHVKANGGSLTF encoded by the coding sequence ATGAGCAACGATATTGAAAAAATGACGCGAAAAAGCCAGGAGGCCATGCAGGCCGCCGCGAGACTGGCTGAGCGCAAAAACAGCCCCTCTGTAGAGCCGGAACACCTTCTGATGGAGCTGGTACAGCAGACCGAAGGCATTGTTCCGCGCATTCTCGACAAATTGAATGTTCCTCAGGCCCAGTTCCTTGCGGAACTGCGGACCAAAATTGATAAATTCCCTCAGGTGACGGGCGGCGGCCAAAAGCTGTTTGCCAGCCCTCGTCTTGAAAAGATCTTCAAGGCGGCCGAAGACGAAGCGCAGGAGTGGGGTGATTCCTATATCTCCACCGAGCACTTCTTTATGGCCATGCTTAAAGGGGGGGACTCTGAACTGCTTGGGCTGTTTAAGAAAAACAAAGTCACGGCGGAGGCGGCTCGCACGGCCCTGACTGAAATTCGCGGAAAACAAAAAGTGACGGATGATGATCCGGAAAACAAGTACGAGGTTCTGAACAAGTACGCCCGTGATCTGACCGCTTTGGCGGCCGAGGGCAAATTGGATCCGGTGGTGGGTCGCGATGAAGAAATCCGCCGCGTGGTGCAGGTTCTTTCCCGTCGTACCAAAAACAACCCGGTCCTGATCGGTGAGCCTGGTGTGGGTAAAACCGCCATCGCCGAAGGCCTGGCTTTGCGTATTATCAAACAGGACGTACCGGACAATCTGATTGGCAAAAAACTGATGTCCCTGGATATGGGAGCCCTGATTGCGGGTGCCAAGTACCGTGGGGAATTTGAAGACCGTCTGAAGGCGGTGATCAAAGAAGTGACCAGCAGTGAAGGCCAGATCATTCTGTTCATCGACGAACTGCACACTTTGGTGGGCGCGGGTAAAACCGACGGCGCCATGGATGCAGGACAGTTGCTGAAGCCGGCACTGGCGCGCGGTGAATTGCGCTGTATCGGTGCGACCACTTTGGATGAGTACCGCAAGTACATCGAAAAGGATGCGGCTTTGGAAAGACGCTTCCAGACTGTGATGGTCGAGGAACCAAGTGTTGAAGACGCCATCACCATCCTGCGTGGCCTGAAAGAAAAGTATGAAGTCCACCACGGTATTCGCATCACGGATGCGGCGCTGGTGTCGGCGGTGAAATTGTCTCACCGTTATATCACCAACCGTTTCCTGCCGGACAAGGCGATTGACCTTATTGACGAGGCGGCCAGCAAGCTGGGTATTGAAACCCGCTCGGTGCCGGAAGAAGTCGACAAGATCGAACGCGAGCTGATGCAGTTGCGTATTGAAAAAGAGGCGCTGAAAAAAGAAAAAGACGAAAGCGCCCGCGAGCGTCTGGCGGTGATCGATAAAGAAATCACCGAGCTGAACGCCAAGAACCAGTTGCTGCGTGAACAGTGGGAATTTGAAAAAGGCGGCATTGAGGGTATTAAAAAACTCAAAGCCGACATTGAGGATCTGAAAGTGGCGGTGGCCAAAGCCGAGCGCGAAGGCGACTTGGGTAAAGCGGCCGAACTGAAGTACGGAAAGCTTCCCGAGGCCGAGAAAAAACTTAAAGCCCTGGAAGAGCGCAGCAAGGAAGGCGCAAAATCCGCTTCAGAAAACCGCATGCTGAAAGAAGAGGTCGGTCCTGAGGATGTGGCCGAAGTCGTCGCGAAGTGGACGGGAATTCCAGTCAGCAAAATGCTGGAAAGTGAATCTCAGAAACTGCTGCACATGGAAGATTCTTTGAAACACCGTGTGGTGGGTCAGGATCATGCCCTGACGATTGTGGCCGATGCCATTCGCCGGGCGCGGGCTGAGATTTCAGACCCGAACCGTCCGATCGGGACCTTTATGTTCCTGGGTCCGACGGGTGTGGGTAAAACTGAAACCGTGAAGGCCTTGGCCGAATTCCTGTTCGATGACGAACAAGCCGTTGTTCGTATCGACATGAGTGAATACATGGAAAAACACGCGGTATCCCGTCTGATCGGCGCGCCTCCGGGTTATGTCGGTTATGAAGAGGGTGGTCAGTTGACGGAATCAGTCCGTCGCCGCCCGTACAGTGTGGTTCTGCTGGATGAGGTTGAAAAAGCCCATCCGGATGTGTTCAACATCCTGTTGCAGGTTCTGGATGACGGTCGTTTGACCGATGGTCAGGGGCGCACGGTGGATTTCAAAAACACCGTGTTGATCATGACCTCGAACGTGGGTTCACAGTCGATTTTGGATCCGGGTATGTCGGAAAATCAGAAGCGTGAAGCCGTCAACGAAGCTTTGCGTGAAAGATTCCGTCCGGAGTTCCTGAATCGTATTGATGAGATCGTGATGTTCAAGTCCCTGGGCGAATCGCAGATTTCCGGCATCGTGAAGGTGCAGTTGGATCTGGTCGCGCAACGACTGAGAGCAAAAAAGATCGGCATCGACTTCAATCAGGAGGCCATCGACTTCCTGGCGAAGAAAGGCTACGACCCGATTTATGGTGCAAGACCTTTGAAGCGTGTGATTCAGACCGAACTTCTGAACCCACTTTCCAAAGAGATCATCTCTGGCAAAGTCAAAGCCGGAGACACCATTCACGTCAAAGCCAACGGCGGCTCCTTGACCTTCTAA
- a CDS encoding methylglyoxal synthase: MKKQKKKTLALIAHDGKKALMVSFVRDHLDTFKNFTLVGTGNTGRLIQAAGLKVTRRLSGPLGGDAQIAAEVATGKCQGVIFFRDPLGMHPHDPDISMLMRICDVHNVPLATNPATAELLITGLSHD; this comes from the coding sequence ATGAAAAAACAAAAGAAAAAGACATTGGCCTTGATTGCTCACGACGGAAAGAAAGCTTTGATGGTTTCATTCGTGCGTGATCATCTGGATACTTTCAAAAACTTCACTTTGGTGGGCACCGGCAATACCGGTCGTCTGATTCAAGCCGCGGGTCTGAAGGTTACACGCAGGCTATCGGGACCGCTGGGTGGGGACGCCCAGATCGCTGCCGAGGTTGCGACTGGCAAGTGCCAAGGGGTGATCTTTTTCCGTGATCCGCTGGGCATGCATCCCCATGACCCGGACATCTCGATGCTGATGCGAATCTGTGACGTTCATAACGTTCCTTTGGCGACCAATCCGGCGACGGCTGAGCTGCTGATTACGGGCC